Part of the uncultured Desulfobacter sp. genome, AATAACGCACAAAAAGGCCACAACGGAAAAAGAGTCCCGAAACAGGCTGATAACGGCCGTGGAGACCATGCCTTTGATGATATTGACATCATTGGTAATCCTGGACATGAGGGCGCCTGTCTTTTCCTTGTGAATATATGCAATGGGCAGATTCATGATCTTGTCATAAAGACTGTCCCTTAAATCACGGATAATTCGCTCTCCCACATAGTTGATCAGGTATTCGGACCCGTATGACCCGGCACCTTTCAGGAAAAACACCAAAACGGCAAGGCCGGGAATAAGCAACAACTTGCTGCTGTCCCTGGCAATGAAAATATCATCAAGTACAGGCTTAACCAACAGGGCCATGCCGCCGTTTGCCCCGGCCACCACCACCATACACAATGCGGCCAGGCCAATTCTTTTCCGGTGAGAAAACACCATATGGACAATCTTTTGCCTGCGTTCCTTGGACAAACTGCTCTTATTTAATTTCATGGTTTGATTTCATTGGCGGGGATAATTGATTTATAGATTCTATTGTCAAGTTCAAAAAAACATGAGAGCATAACGTCCCATGATAAAGTGTGCTTTTATACCCAATTTTTTCAAATTTTACAATATCCTGTGGGGTGCGGCCCTGCCTTTTTTAAAACGGCACCCACGGCTTGCCCCAACCATTGACAAGCGTATCAACCCGGTTCACCTTCAACGGGCAGACATCTGGATACAGGCGGCATCGGCCGGTGAGGCGTATCTTGCCGTCTCCATTGTCCAGGCCATGGCCCCGGACAGGCCTGTTACCATACTGGTGACCACCACCACGGATCAGGGCTTAGAAATTCTGAAACAAATGCTGCTACCCGACAATTTTTCTTCCCTTATCAGCCTGTTTGTTGACATATTTCCCTTTGACAGCCCAAAAGCAATGAACAAAGCCGTGCAACAAGTAAATCCGGCAGTCATGGTGTTACTGGAGACCGAACTGTGGCCGGCCCATCTTTATGCCCTAAAAGGTAATCGCACCCCGGTATTGCTCGTCAACGGCAGATTATCAAAAAAAAGTTGTCGCAATTACAAATTCACCAAAGCGTTCTGGCAAACGTTGGCCCCGGAACGCATCCTGGCCATCTCTGCAGAAGACGCCCAAAGATTTTCCCAGGTATTTTCCAACACCCGTATTGATATCATGGACAACATCAAATTTGACCGGATAAAAATCCAGGTGACGCCTGACAAAGAGTCTGCTTTGGCGACGATCGTTCCCCGGAAACTGCCCCTGTCTATCTTTGCCTCATTCCGCCGCCAGGAGGAGACGCAGATCATTGAGATGATAAAAGCCCTGTTAGAAAAGGTACCAGAACAGGTAATTGCCTTGTTTCCCAGACATATGCACCGAATTGCGCCATTTTTAAAAAAATTGAATAAAAACGGCATCAAGGCATACAAAGGCTCCCGGATATCATCCGTTCTCACCGGCCCGGCCATTATCCTGTGGGACAAATTCGGGGATCTGCACCAGGCCTACGCCCATGCCGACGTGGTGTTTGTGGGCGGAAGCCTTGCACCCCTAGGCGGCCAAAATTTCATGGAGCCCGCAGGCTTAGGCATCCCCACAGTCATCGGCCCCCACTGGCAGGATTTTACCTGGGTGGGAAGCGACATCTTCAATACGGGTGCCGTCACCCGATGCAAAAACGGACAAGATGCGGTTAAAGCCATGTGCAGACATCTGCTGACTTCTAAAAACAGACAGCCCCATATTGATGCGGTGAATAACTACATTTTACAAAAACAGGGCGGGGCTCAGACTGCTGCGAATACCATTTGGGAAATATGGGTGACAGGATCTCAGATGCGTTTAAACGTTTCTTCGACCAGGGAGATCCCCTCGAACCCTTTATTCAACACGGCAAATAAAGATGTCGAGTAAACTGAACAGCATTTTATTTTTTGCATTCTTCTTTATCGTGGCTTTAATTTTGGAATTCATTCGAAAACGTTATTCGGTGGCCGTAACAATAATAGATGTACTGCTTTTCCCGCTATCTGTATTAATAATTTTTTATAGCGCAAAGCACCTTGTTTTCAAAAAAAATAAAGACACATATCGTCATCCGATTGATGATTCAAATTTAAAGTTAATCCTCTACCTATGCTTCAGTTTAATCGTATTGACGCCACTCGGTCTTTTTACCCTGTGGCTGGGGATACAAGAACCACTTGGATTCTTTAGCGGGATAAAAGGCGCAGCCCATGGGTATACGTTAATACCTTTAGGTATTATAGTGACGGGCCTTGGTGTTTTTATGGCCTTTAAATTAGTCCAAATTTTGATTGTAAAATCAAAAACAGAATAACGGCCACGGGCCGACCTGGTCTATCAACATCCAGACTCGTCCCATAACAAAAGATGAAAGAAACTCAATA contains:
- a CDS encoding glycosyltransferase N-terminal domain-containing protein yields the protein MIKCAFIPNFFKFYNILWGAALPFLKRHPRLAPTIDKRINPVHLQRADIWIQAASAGEAYLAVSIVQAMAPDRPVTILVTTTTDQGLEILKQMLLPDNFSSLISLFVDIFPFDSPKAMNKAVQQVNPAVMVLLETELWPAHLYALKGNRTPVLLVNGRLSKKSCRNYKFTKAFWQTLAPERILAISAEDAQRFSQVFSNTRIDIMDNIKFDRIKIQVTPDKESALATIVPRKLPLSIFASFRRQEETQIIEMIKALLEKVPEQVIALFPRHMHRIAPFLKKLNKNGIKAYKGSRISSVLTGPAIILWDKFGDLHQAYAHADVVFVGGSLAPLGGQNFMEPAGLGIPTVIGPHWQDFTWVGSDIFNTGAVTRCKNGQDAVKAMCRHLLTSKNRQPHIDAVNNYILQKQGGAQTAANTIWEIWVTGSQMRLNVSSTREIPSNPLFNTANKDVE